A window of Oryza glaberrima chromosome 2, OglaRS2, whole genome shotgun sequence genomic DNA:
TAATGTTGatagagaagttgttatattttgggacaaatccttagggctaaaagttattatattttgggacggagagtgtaatttttatcttttatgTGCACTTCACTTCCACGTTGTACATACATGGTAGGTGTTGAGATCATTCTATGAAGACAAACAACCATCAGCATTTGGTGTGGTCTTTAGACTAGGATAGGTAATGAGTTGACTTTGACAGTTCTTCCATAGCGCAACATCCTAGAATTTCCTGTCTTCCTCCTCTACTTCCTCTTTACTCAAACCTAACCTTGTTTCACTTCCATGTATGCCTCTTGCCTGAGCATGCCATGGCTAGTGCTACTTTTGGTGCAATGGACTCTGTCCTCAGCAAGCTCACCGACTTGCTGACCTTCGAATACAAGTTGCTTGAGGAAGTGAAACGAGACATTGTTTTCGTGAAATCTGAGCTAGAGAGCATGCATGCTTTCCTAAAGAAGATGTCTGAAGTTGAGGATGAGCTTGATGAGCAAGTGAAGTGCTGGAGGAAGGAGGTTCGGGAACTGTCCTATGATATAGAAGACCACATCGACGAGTTTGCGGTCCACCTCAAAGATGAGCCCGGATGTGAGCTGCATGGCATCCCAAGTTTCATAAGTCAAATTGTCAAATCGATCGCGTCAATCAGGAATCACTACCAAATTGCCAAGGAGATGCGAGGCATAAGAGCCTTTGTTGGGGAGGCTAGCAGGAGGCATAAGAGATACAAGGTTGATGATACTATCTCCAAACCTAGCAAGGTGACTGTTGACCCTCGCTTGCCTGCTCTGTATAAAGATGCATCTGATCTTGTAGGCATTGATGGGCCAAAAATTGAGCTCATCAGGTGGCTAACAGAGGGCGTGAGTGGCCCTGAACAGCAACTGAAGGTGGTTCCCATTGTTGGATCTGGAGGATTGGGCAAGACAACTCTTGCTAACCAGGTGTACCACAATCTTGAGGGGATATTTGAGAGCCGAGCTTTTGTCACTGTTTCTCAAAAGCCTGACATGATGAAGATTTTAAGAGAGATACTTTCTGGAATTGGGTACAATGGTCTCGAAGCTGCATGGGATGAGGGTAAACTCATTCATGAAGTCAGAAAATACCTTAGGTTTGTCAGGTATGTATATCCATTCTAGTTGTATTCAAAAGTCAAAACTCAAGTTAACACATTAGTTTAAAGCACTCACAATGAAGTTAGCTTGCAACATATGGTTGAAGAGATAATATCCGCCAAAAAAAGGTTCATTGCATCATACACCTTGACGTAGGGAGATTAGTCTGTTCCTTTGTATAATAATTCATCTTTCGCTTTGGAGGTTTGAAATCTTGATAATAACTTCAAAAATGACTAGCTTTTCATTATTTCATCCAGATATCTTATTTGGATTGAATAAAATTTAGTGTGATCTTTCAACTAGTTTGGATGTGATGTTCTTGGTTGTTACTGTCTAACACCCTTATTGGTTATGTGCcacttcaatatttttttttaatctttgttACTCTGTTACCAATTATTTCACCCTTGACAATGTTTTGCTTGGCAGGTATTGTGTTGTTCTTGATGATATATGGAGTATTTCTGTGTGGGAAATATTGAGGTGTGCTTTACCTGAGAACAATCGTGGTAGTAGAATAGTAGTTACCACACGTATTACTGACATAGCTAGAGCATGTTGTGCACCACGTCATTGTGATATCTATCATCTTAAACCCCTTGATAATACCTCCTCTCGAaggttattttttaaaaggataTGTGGTTCAGAGGATAGTTTGCCAAGTCATGTAAAGGGGGTAGCTgagaagattttgaaaaagTGTGGCGGTATGCCATTAGCTATAATCAGTATAGCTTCTTTGTTGGCTACTAAAGCACAGACAAAGGAACAGTGGGAGAGTGTAAATATCTCTCTGGAATCTGGACTAGACAAGCACATTGGTTTTGAAGGAATGAACTGGATATTATCACTCAGCTACAACCATCTCCCACAACACCTAAAAACTTGCATGCTGTACTTATGTTTGTTTCCAGAAGACTACATTATTTCAAAAGATATACTGGTGCAGCAATGGATAGCTGAAGGATTTGTTTTTCCTGAACATGGACGGAATTTAGAAGAAGCAGGGTATTATTACTTTAACGAGCTCATCAACAGAAGCATGGCCCAGCCAGTAGATATTGAGTACAATGGTGAAGCAATGTCTTGTCGGGTCCATGACATGATTCGTAGTCTCATAATATCGAAGTCAAATCAAGAAAACTTTGTTACCATATTTTCCACATCAGAGGCTGCATCTGTCATGACACCAGGGAAGATTCGTCGGTTGTCTGTTCAGTACATCGATGAAGAatgtggcatggttccaatgcTGCCAACTCTATCACATGCCCGCTCATTTAGTATTTTTGGACATTGTAATAAAATGCCTTCTCTCACAGAGTTCAAAGTTTTGCGAGTGTTGGAGATGGACGATTGCTGGAAACTGGAGAACCATCATCTTAAGCATATTGGGAGGCTATCTCAGTTGAAATACTTGGGACTTAGAAGAACTCCTATCAGTGAGCTCCCTGAACAGATTGGAGAACTTAAATATTTGGAGACATTAGACTTAAGGTTAAGCCATTTAACAGAATTACCAGCAGCTGTTGTTCGACTTCGACGGTTGGTACACCTGTTTTTCGATTCTAACATCAAATTGCCAGATGGAATTGGAGAGATGCAATCTTTGCAACAACTGTCATCTTTTGATGTTTGTCGGAGTTCAATTACCTCGCTACAAGAGCTCAGTAGACTATCCAATCTAAGGGTACTAGTGATGTCTTGGAGATCCTTTGGTATGATTGGTGATGTCAGAAGCTACAACAACAATCTGGTCTCATCTCTTGGTAGGTTGGGAACATGTAGTCTCCGGTCCATATACATTCAAGGTTACAACAGTTCTCTGCAAGATTTCTCACTGGATTTATGGtgtcctcctccatctctcctGCAAAAATTTGTTGCCAACAAGTGTCTCAGTGTGATTCCAAACTGGTTGGGCTCACTTATCAACCTATCTTACATCAACGTCGATGTTCTTCGAGCGGCACAAAGAGATCTGGATATCCTTGGTGAGCTACCTAACCTTCTCTTTCTCAGGCTAGGCTCAGAAACAGCTCCACAAGAAAGACTCATCATCCGCGACCAGTGTTTCGAACACTTAAAGGAATTCAAATTTATTTGTTTGCTCACAGAGGGACTGGAATTTCAAGTGGGCGCTATGCCAAGGCTTGAAAGACTTTGCTTTCAGTTTGTAGCATTGGAAATCATTTATGCAACTGGTGGTTTTGATTTTGGTATCCAACACCTGTTGTCCCTCAAGGAAGCTTTTGTCA
This region includes:
- the LOC127762871 gene encoding disease resistance protein RGA5-like; the encoded protein is MASATFGAMDSVLSKLTDLLTFEYKLLEEVKRDIVFVKSELESMHAFLKKMSEVEDELDEQVKCWRKEVRELSYDIEDHIDEFAVHLKDEPGCELHGIPSFISQIVKSIASIRNHYQIAKEMRGIRAFVGEASRRHKRYKVDDTISKPSKVTVDPRLPALYKDASDLVGIDGPKIELIRWLTEGVSGPEQQLKVVPIVGSGGLGKTTLANQVYHNLEGIFESRAFVTVSQKPDMMKILREILSGIGYNGLEAAWDEGKLIHEVRKYLRFVRYCVVLDDIWSISVWEILRCALPENNRGSRIVVTTRITDIARACCAPRHCDIYHLKPLDNTSSRRLFFKRICGSEDSLPSHVKGVAEKILKKCGGMPLAIISIASLLATKAQTKEQWESVNISLESGLDKHIGFEGMNWILSLSYNHLPQHLKTCMLYLCLFPEDYIISKDILVQQWIAEGFVFPEHGRNLEEAGYYYFNELINRSMAQPVDIEYNGEAMSCRVHDMIRSLIISKSNQENFVTIFSTSEAASVMTPGKIRRLSVQYIDEECGMVPMLPTLSHARSFSIFGHCNKMPSLTEFKVLRVLEMDDCWKLENHHLKHIGRLSQLKYLGLRRTPISELPEQIGELKYLETLDLRLSHLTELPAAVVRLRRLVHLFFDSNIKLPDGIGEMQSLQQLSSFDVCRSSITSLQELSRLSNLRVLVMSWRSFGMIGDVRSYNNNLVSSLGRLGTCSLRSIYIQGYNSSLQDFSLDLWCPPPSLLQKFVANKCLSVIPNWLGSLINLSYINVDVLRAAQRDLDILGELPNLLFLRLGSETAPQERLIIRDQCFEHLKEFKFICLLTEGLEFQVGAMPRLERLCFQFVALEIIYATGGFDFGIQHLLSLKEAFVKIDCFAAWAGVGNAAEAAIRNSARALPNNPLLNIERFSANDDDMEEDFGFVVLGRRMQQRMPQPET